One region of Malania oleifera isolate guangnan ecotype guangnan chromosome 6, ASM2987363v1, whole genome shotgun sequence genomic DNA includes:
- the LOC131158875 gene encoding small ubiquitin-related modifier 1-like → MSSFNQQKEEDKKPGDQSAYINLKVKSQDGNEVFFRIKKSTQLKKLMNAYCDRQSVDFNAIAFLFDGRRLRAEQTPDELEMEEGDEIDAMLHQTGGASVLYTCE, encoded by the exons ATGTCAAGCTTTAACCAGCAAAAGGAGGAAGATAAGAAACCAGGCGATCAATCTGCTTACATTAATCTCAAGGTCAAGAGTCAG GATGGGAATGAAGTTTTCTTCAGGATAAAAAAAAGCACACAATTGAAGAAGCTTATGAATGCATATTGCGATCGACAATCTGTGGATTTTAATGCAATTGCCTTCTTGTTTGATGGTCGTCGTCTTCGAGCAGAGCAGACACCCGATGAg CTGGAAATGGAAGAGGGTGACGAGATTGATGCCATGTTACACCAGACTGGTGGTGCATCTGTATTATATACATGCGAATAA